Genomic segment of Pacificitalea manganoxidans:
GTGTCATGGGTGACGGGGGCGATATCTTGTAGCGTCAGCACGTTTGCGGGGGGCATCAGAGAACTCCTTTCGCTTGTCCGTCCAACGCAGGGCAGGTCGGGCGGTTCCGGGGCGGGGTCCTGACCCGCGATTGGCCGAACGCGGCGCGGGGCCTACCATCTGCGATCCCGATCACCCCACTGACGGAGCCTGCCCGTGGCCGAACCGCCGCTCATCCCCCGGCCCGAGGGCCTTTATTGCCCGGAAGGCCGGTTCTACATCGACCCGGTGCAGCCGGTGGATCGCGCGCTTATCACCCACGGTCACGCCGATCACGCCCGCGCGGGCCACGGCGCGGTGATGGCCACCCGTCAGACGCTGGAAATCATGGCGATCCGCTATGGCGCGGATTTCACCGGCACACGGGAGGAGGCCGGGACAGAAGCGCGCGTGAACGGGGTCAAGGTCAGCTTCCACCCCGCCGGTCATGTCCTCGGCTCGGCGCAGATCCGGATGGAGATCGGCGGTCGTGTCGTCGTCGTGTCGGGCGACTACACCCGCGCCCCCAACCCCGCCTGCGCGCCGTTCGAACTAGTGCCCTGCGATCTCTTCGTGACCGAGGCGACATTCGGCCTGCCGGTATTCCGCCACCCCGATCCGCTGGCGGAGGTGGGTAAGCTGATGGCCTCGCTCGCGCAGTTTCCCGACCGCGCGCATCTGGTGGGCTCCTACGCGCTGGGCAAGGCGCAGCGGGTGATCGCACTGATCCGCGCCGCCGGTTGGGATCGCCCGATTTACTTGCATGGCGCGTTGCAGCGGCTGTGCGATTACCACATCGAACAGGGTGTGCCGCTGGGCGAATTGCGCCCCGCCACGATCGAGCGCGGCAATAAGGCCCAATTCGCAGGCGAAATCATCCTCGCGCCGCCCTCGGCCTTCGCCGCGAAATGGGCGCAGCGCTTCCCTGATCCGGTGCTGGCTTTTGCCTCCGGCTGGATGGGGGTGCGGGCACGGGCGCGGCAACGGATGTGCGAGTTGCCGATGGTGATTTCCGACCATTGCGACTGGCCCGCGCTGACTCGCACCATCCGCGAAACCGGCGCGTCGGAGGTCTGGGTCACCCACGGCGCGGAGGAAGCATTGGTGCATTGGTGCCGCAAACAGGGCCTTGCCGCGCAGCCGCTGCATCTGGTCGGCTACGAAGAGGAGCCTGAGTGATGCGCGCCTTTGCCCGCCTGCTGGACCGGCTCAGCTTCACGCCGTCGCGCAACGATAAACTGACGCTGATCGCCGATTACCTGCGCGACACGCCCGACCCGGATCGCGGCTGGGCGCTGGCGGCGCTGACCGGCGATCTGGATCTGCGCTCCATCACACCGTCGCGCCTGCGCCAGATGGTCGAGGGCCGCATCGACGCCGAACTGTTTCGCCTGAGCTACGATTACGTCGGCGATCTGGCCGAAACCATTGCGCTGATCTGGCCGGAAACGGAAACCGACGCGCAGCGGGAAACGACCCCGCCCGATATTCCCCTGTCGCAGGTCGTGACCCGGTTGCAGGCGATGGGCCGCGCCAATGTCCCGGCTGAGATGGCGCAGATGCTCGACGCGCTTGCGCCCGAGGCGCGGTTTGCGCTGCTGAAGCTGGTGACAGGCGGCCTGCGCGTGGGCGTGTCGGCGCAGCTCGCCAAGACCGCCCTGGCGCGCTTCGGCGAAGTGGAACTGACCGAGATCGTGGAGCTTTGGCACGGGCTGACCCCACCCTATACCGACCTCTTCGCGTGGCTCACCGGGGGGGAGAAGCCGGTCAATGCCGCGCGCGCCCCATTCCGCCCGGTGATGCTGTCCACCGCCACCGATCTGGATCAGTTGCAGGCGCTGGACCCTGCCGAACATTTTGCCGAGTGGAAATGGGACGGCATCCGCGTGCAGGCGGTGGCGGAGGCAGGCACCCGCCGCATCTATTCCCGGACGGGCGAGGATATTTCCGGCGCATTTCCCGATCTGGTGGAGGCGATGGAATTCGAAGGCGCGCTCGACGGCGAATTGCTGGTTCGGCAGGGCACCACCGGCGTCGGCAGCTTCGCCGATCTGCAAAAGCGGCTGAACCGCAAAACCGTGTCAAAGGCGCTGCTGAAATCGAATCCGGCGATGCTGCGCGCCTATGACCTGCTGGTCGATGGCGGCGATGACATCCGCGCCCTGCCGCAAACCGCCCGCCGCGCGCGGCTGGAAACGTTCCTCGCCCCGCTCGATCCCGCGCGCTTTGACCTGTCGCCGCTGATCCCATTCACGACATGGGACGATGTTGCGCAGGCACGCGATGACCTCCCCGATCCGGTGATCGAAGGCGTGATGATCAAACGCCGCGACACGCCCTATCTGGCCGGGCGCAGCCGGGGGCCGTGGTTCAAATGGAAACGCGACCCCTACCTGATCGACGCGATCCTGCTCTACGCACAGCGCGGGCATGGCAAACGCTCGGGCTTCTATTCCGACTACACGTTCGGGGTCTGGAAGGGGAACGAGATCGTGCCGGTGGGCAAGGCCTATTTCGGCTTCACGGATGAGGAGTTGAAGCAGCTTGATCGCTTCATCCGCGACAACACCCGCGAACGCTTCGGCCCGGTGCGCTCGGTCACGCCGGATCTGGTGCTGGAGATCGCGTTCGAGGGGCTCAACCGCTCGCCCCGGCATAAATCTGGCGTCGCCATGCGCTTCCCCCGCGTGCATCGCATCCGCTGGGACAAACCGGCGCAGGAGGCCGATCACCTGTCCACGCTGGAGGCGATGCTGCCGCCGGAGGGCTGATCCATCCGTTAACCATCGGCGCAGGTAAAGTGATCCGCCCCCACACCACGCCCGTAACCCGTGCAGATCATCCCGGTCAAAGCCAGCACGCGGAGCCGCTATGCAGACCATCATTCTATACGTCATTACCGTGGTCCTGTTTCTGGGGCTCGACGCGATCGGCCTGACGCGGCTGGTGCGCCCGGTGTTCGAGGAAAACATCGGCCATCTTTTGCTCGATGATTTCCGGCTGGGGCCGGCGGCGCTGTTCTACATGGCGTTCGTCGCCGGGCTTTTGTGGTTCGTTTCGGAGCCTGCCCTGCGCGATGACGCGCCGATGCAGGCGCTGCTCAACGGCGCGATCCTCGGCTTTCTCGCCTATGGCACTTATGAATTCACCTCGCTCGCCGTGATGCGCGACTGGTCGATGCGCATGGTGGCCGTGGATGTGGCATGGGGCACCGTTCTTACCGGTGTTTCGGCATGGGGCGGGGTGGTTCTGACCCGCTGGATCAGCACCGCGCTGATCACGCCGGTTTGAGGGCCCCTGCGCCCATGGGGGCTTCACAAGAACATTAACGGAACATAAATTCCGTCCATGGCCAAGCACACTCTCGCACAGAAGCTCGCCATCCTGTCGGATGCCGCGAAATACGACGCCTCCTGCGCCTCCAGCGGGACGGATAAGCGCAACGCGCAGAACGGCGGGCTTGGCTCGACCGAAGGGTCAGGCATTTGCCATGCCTACACCCCAGACGGGCGCTGCATCAGCCTGCTCAAGATCCTGATGACGAATTTCTGCATCTTCGATTGCGCCTATTGCGTGAACCGGGTGTCGTCACGGACCGAGCGCGCCCGGTTTTCGCCCGACGAGGTGGTGCAGCTGACGCTGGAATTCTACCGCCGCAACATGATCGAGGGGCTGTTTCTCAGCTCCGGCATCATCCGGTCGCCCGATGTGACGATGGAGGATATGGTCCGCATCGCCCGGACCCTGCGGATCGAGCATCAGTTTCGCGGCTATATCCA
This window contains:
- a CDS encoding ligase-associated DNA damage response exonuclease, whose protein sequence is MPVAEPPLIPRPEGLYCPEGRFYIDPVQPVDRALITHGHADHARAGHGAVMATRQTLEIMAIRYGADFTGTREEAGTEARVNGVKVSFHPAGHVLGSAQIRMEIGGRVVVVSGDYTRAPNPACAPFELVPCDLFVTEATFGLPVFRHPDPLAEVGKLMASLAQFPDRAHLVGSYALGKAQRVIALIRAAGWDRPIYLHGALQRLCDYHIEQGVPLGELRPATIERGNKAQFAGEIILAPPSAFAAKWAQRFPDPVLAFASGWMGVRARARQRMCELPMVISDHCDWPALTRTIRETGASEVWVTHGAEEALVHWCRKQGLAAQPLHLVGYEEEPE
- a CDS encoding cisplatin damage response ATP-dependent DNA ligase — protein: MRAFARLLDRLSFTPSRNDKLTLIADYLRDTPDPDRGWALAALTGDLDLRSITPSRLRQMVEGRIDAELFRLSYDYVGDLAETIALIWPETETDAQRETTPPDIPLSQVVTRLQAMGRANVPAEMAQMLDALAPEARFALLKLVTGGLRVGVSAQLAKTALARFGEVELTEIVELWHGLTPPYTDLFAWLTGGEKPVNAARAPFRPVMLSTATDLDQLQALDPAEHFAEWKWDGIRVQAVAEAGTRRIYSRTGEDISGAFPDLVEAMEFEGALDGELLVRQGTTGVGSFADLQKRLNRKTVSKALLKSNPAMLRAYDLLVDGGDDIRALPQTARRARLETFLAPLDPARFDLSPLIPFTTWDDVAQARDDLPDPVIEGVMIKRRDTPYLAGRSRGPWFKWKRDPYLIDAILLYAQRGHGKRSGFYSDYTFGVWKGNEIVPVGKAYFGFTDEELKQLDRFIRDNTRERFGPVRSVTPDLVLEIAFEGLNRSPRHKSGVAMRFPRVHRIRWDKPAQEADHLSTLEAMLPPEG
- a CDS encoding DUF2177 family protein, which translates into the protein MQTIILYVITVVLFLGLDAIGLTRLVRPVFEENIGHLLLDDFRLGPAALFYMAFVAGLLWFVSEPALRDDAPMQALLNGAILGFLAYGTYEFTSLAVMRDWSMRMVAVDVAWGTVLTGVSAWGGVVLTRWISTALITPV